In one window of Oncorhynchus gorbuscha isolate QuinsamMale2020 ecotype Even-year linkage group LG23, OgorEven_v1.0, whole genome shotgun sequence DNA:
- the LOC124011431 gene encoding cyclin-A2-like: protein MSGSTQGQGSAVDVPLPEYQNRENMLSGLRGTIKNRVDNQENIVPKAPQRTVLGALQNKKRSKPQTLRGTKQVLSCENEVPKSYADKLGSKQPAFQIYEDEPDSACSKKQVSLKAKPSTEIPPLSLNPTVTLLRQPLSSLDIPATCVSNMNVSFEDSPMDMSVIEGDEKPVNVATEYAAEIHTYLREMEVKSRPKAGYMKKQPDITNSMRAILVDWLVEVGEEYKLQNETLYLAVNYIDRFLSSMSVLRGKLQLVGTAAMLLASKFEEIYPPEVAEFVYITDDTYTKKQVLRMEHLVLKVLSFDLASPTINQFLTQYFLTQPVSSQVESLSMFLGELSLVDSDPFLKYFPSQTSAAALVLANHTVTGGSWSKSLAEVTGYSLDDLMPCIEDLHQMYLNTATHAQQSVREKYKGAKYQEVSLIEPPEKLLLN, encoded by the exons ATGTCAGGATCAACCCAAGGACAAGGAAGCGCAGTTGATGTTCCACTGCCAGAATACCAAAACCGAGAAAATATGCTGTCCGGACTGAGGGGTACAATCAAAAACCGTGTGGACAACCAGGAGAACATTGTCCCAAAAGCGCCACAGAGAACTGTCCTGGGAGCCTTGCAAAACAAAAAACGCAGCAAACCTCAAACTCTGCGCGGCACAAAACAG GTGCTATCCTGTGAAAATGAAGTACCCAAAAGTTATGCAGACAAGCTGGGCAGCAAGCAACCAGCTTTCCAGATTTATGAGGATGAGCCTGATAGTGCCTGCTCCAAGAAACAGGTGTCCCTCAAGGCCAAGCCCTCCACAGAGATTCCTCCCCTGTCACTGAACCCAACAGTTACCCTTCTCaggcagcctctctcctctcttgatATACCAGCAACATGTGTATCTAACATGAATGTTAGTTTTGAAG ATTCTCCCATGGATATGTCGGTTATTGAAGGTGACGAGAAGCCAGTGAACGTGGCAACGGAGTATGCTGCAGAAATACACACATATCTTAGAGAAATGGAG GTTAAGTCCAGACCAAAAGCGGGCTACATGAAAAAGCAGCCAGACATCACCAACAGCATGCGGGCCATCCTCGTTGACTGGCTGGTGGAGGTTGGAGAGGAGTACAAGCTCCAGAACGAGACGCTGTACCTTGCCGTGAACTACATCGACCgtttcctgtcttccatgtcaGTCCTGCGGGGGAAGCTGCAGTTGGTCGGGACCGCTGCAATGCTGTTGGCTTC GAAATTTGAAGAGATCTATCCCCCGGAGGTCGCAGAGTTTGTTTACATCACGGATGACACCTACACGAAGAAGCAAGTGTTGCGAATGGAGCATCTGGTGCTGAAAGTGCTCTCCTTTGATCTTGCCTCTCCCACCATCAACCAGTTTCTCACGCAGTACTTTCtcacccagccagtcagcagCCAGGTGGAGAGCTTGTCAATG TTCCTAGGGGAGCTCAGTCTAGTTGACTCGGACCCATTCCTGAAATACTTCCCTTCTCAGACTTCTGCTGCCGCTTTAGTTTTGGCAAATCACACAGTAACAGGAGGCTCGTGG TCAAAGTCTCTGGCAGAGGTGACTGGCTACTCTTTAGACGACCTGATGCCTTGCATAGAGGATCTGCACCAAATGTATCTCAACACTGCTACGCATGCACAGCAGTCAGTACGGGAGAAGTACAAGGGTGCAAA GTACCAAGAGGTCTCCCTCATCGAGCCCCCAGAGAAGTTGTTATTGAATTGA